From Pseudodesulfovibrio alkaliphilus, a single genomic window includes:
- a CDS encoding 4Fe-4S binding protein: MLFTPTVIKNLLKKPATRLYPFTVREPFPNYRGELYIDIDACIFCGTCARKCPSQCIEVDKEQGLWTCNPHACVYCGICRDTCPTKCLHMKDVHRKPMTERIMMVEKGEPPKKKKPAAKPEAKAEGTEAAEPKSGSAAAPETAKAEAPAEKVEAKKPDAKKPEAKKK, from the coding sequence ATGCTGTTCACACCCACGGTCATCAAGAATCTGCTGAAGAAACCGGCCACACGCCTCTATCCCTTCACTGTGCGTGAGCCGTTCCCCAACTACCGGGGCGAGCTGTACATAGACATCGATGCCTGCATCTTCTGCGGCACCTGCGCCCGCAAGTGCCCCAGCCAGTGCATTGAGGTGGACAAGGAGCAGGGGCTCTGGACCTGCAACCCCCACGCCTGCGTCTACTGCGGCATCTGCCGCGATACCTGCCCGACCAAATGCCTGCACATGAAAGACGTGCATCGCAAGCCCATGACCGAGCGGATCATGATGGTCGAGAAGGGCGAGCCGCCCAAGAAGAAGAAACCGGCCGCAAAGCCCGAGGCCAAGGCCGAAGGCACAGAGGCCGCGGAGCCCAAGTCCGGGTCTGCGGCCGCCCCAGAGACGGCCAAGGCCGAAGCTCCGGCTGAAAAGGTCGAGGCCAAGAAGCCCGACGCCAAGAAGCCCGAGGCCAAGAAGAAATAG
- a CDS encoding hydrogenase large subunit — MATTVIPFGPQHPVLPEPVHLTLKVEDEIVKEAIPALGYVHRGLEKLADIRDYHQMIQVCERVCGICSMIHAVCYSQGIEELMEVEVPKRAEMLRVIWSELHRSHSHLLWLGLFADAFGFESLFMQFWKVRERIMDINEATTGSRVIVSVNVIGGVRADLSPDQIRWILSEIDIVEKEVRALQDTIMNDYTVKARTVGVGVLSKEDAYLLGAAGPTLRGSGVAQDMRMLGYGGYAELDFEPVVETSGDCWARSTVRFRETLQSIDLVRQAIAKLPEGELAAKVKGNPPEGEVYTRVEQPRGECVYYIKGNGTKHLDRLRIRTPTFANIPPLLAMLPGCELADVPVIVLSIDPCISCTER, encoded by the coding sequence ATGGCTACTACCGTTATTCCCTTCGGCCCGCAGCATCCCGTCCTGCCCGAACCCGTTCATCTGACCCTCAAGGTCGAGGACGAGATCGTCAAGGAGGCCATCCCGGCCCTGGGCTACGTGCACCGCGGTCTGGAAAAGCTGGCCGACATCCGCGACTATCACCAGATGATCCAGGTGTGCGAGCGCGTCTGCGGCATCTGCTCCATGATCCATGCGGTCTGTTACTCGCAGGGCATTGAGGAGTTGATGGAGGTCGAGGTGCCCAAACGCGCCGAGATGCTGCGTGTCATCTGGTCCGAACTGCACCGCTCCCATTCCCACCTGCTGTGGCTTGGGCTCTTTGCCGACGCTTTCGGTTTCGAGTCCCTGTTCATGCAGTTCTGGAAGGTCCGTGAGCGGATCATGGACATCAACGAGGCCACCACCGGCAGCCGCGTCATCGTGTCCGTGAACGTCATCGGCGGCGTGCGCGCCGATCTCTCACCCGATCAGATCCGCTGGATTCTCAGCGAGATCGACATCGTGGAAAAGGAAGTCCGCGCCCTGCAGGATACCATCATGAACGACTACACGGTCAAGGCCCGCACCGTGGGCGTTGGCGTGCTCTCCAAGGAGGATGCCTACCTTCTGGGCGCCGCAGGGCCCACCCTGCGCGGCTCTGGCGTGGCCCAGGACATGCGTATGCTCGGTTACGGCGGCTATGCGGAGCTCGATTTCGAACCCGTTGTCGAAACCTCGGGCGACTGCTGGGCGCGTTCCACCGTCCGTTTCCGTGAGACCCTGCAATCCATAGACCTCGTGAGGCAGGCCATCGCCAAGCTGCCCGAGGGCGAACTGGCCGCCAAGGTCAAGGGCAATCCGCCCGAGGGCGAGGTCTACACCCGGGTTGAACAGCCCCGAGGCGAGTGCGTCTATTACATCAAGGGCAACGGTACCAAGCACCTTGACCGGCTGCGCATCCGCACACCCACGTTTGCCAATATCCCGCCGCTGCTGGCCATGTTGCCCGGTTGCGAACTGGCCGACGTGCCGGTCATCGTCCTTTCCATCGACCCGTGCATCAGCTGCACCGAACGCTAA
- a CDS encoding NADH-quinone oxidoreductase subunit C translates to MKDKVINVTRDTVVGEVMKMKNDGYRLVTFSTYQVDEDGLGILYHFDKNLETIHLRLTVKRKDSIPSVSGVYFAALLVENEIRDQWDVKFDGLVLDFNRTLYLDPEVTQVPLVSNVKIAPKQ, encoded by the coding sequence GTGAAAGATAAAGTGATTAACGTGACCCGCGACACCGTTGTCGGCGAGGTCATGAAAATGAAGAACGACGGCTACAGGCTGGTCACGTTCTCCACCTACCAGGTGGACGAGGACGGGTTGGGCATCCTGTATCATTTCGACAAGAACCTCGAGACCATCCATCTGCGGCTGACGGTCAAGCGCAAGGATTCCATCCCGAGCGTCTCCGGCGTCTACTTCGCCGCGCTGCTGGTGGAGAACGAAATCCGTGACCAGTGGGACGTCAAGTTCGACGGGCTGGTCCTTGACTTCAACCGCACGCTCTATCTTGACCCGGAGGTGACCCAGGTTCCCCTGGTCTCCAACGTCAAGATCGCGCCCAAGCAATAA